In Streptococcus dysgalactiae subsp. dysgalactiae, the following are encoded in one genomic region:
- a CDS encoding LytTR family DNA-binding domain-containing protein, producing MKIVIELDASCENIEVNIKAAQVTEQVLQLQQALLQLERQPLIFYKDNNEYFLALSDILLFETDGSKIFGHTKDNAYEVKLKLYELEAYLPTTFCRVAKATIVNTSCIYALEKSFSGTSRICFYETHKQVHVSRHYYQLLKEKLREMR from the coding sequence ATGAAGATTGTGATTGAATTAGATGCGTCCTGTGAGAATATTGAAGTCAACATTAAAGCAGCACAGGTCACAGAGCAGGTTCTTCAACTTCAGCAGGCGCTTCTCCAACTGGAGCGCCAGCCCCTGATTTTTTACAAGGACAACAATGAATATTTTTTAGCTCTTTCCGATATTCTCTTATTTGAGACAGATGGGTCTAAAATTTTTGGCCATACAAAAGACAATGCTTATGAAGTCAAACTCAAGTTATATGAATTAGAGGCTTATCTTCCGACGACTTTCTGTCGTGTGGCTAAGGCGACTATTGTCAATACAAGCTGCATTTATGCCTTGGAAAAATCTTTCTCAGGGACAAGCCGTATTTGTTTTTACGAGACCCATAAACAGGTCCATGTGTCACGCCACTATTATCAATTATTGAAAGAGAAGCTTAGGGAAATGAGGTAA
- a CDS encoding beta-class carbonic anhydrase: MSYFDHFLSANEAYVALHGTAHLPLKPKTRVAIVTCMDSRLHVAQALGLALGDAHILRNAGGRVTEDMIRSLVISQQQMGTREIVVLHHTDCGAQTFTNEGFARQLRDSLGVEVGDRDFLPFTNVEASVREDMAILRQSPLIPDDVVINGAVYDVDTGRMTPVV; this comes from the coding sequence ATGTCTTATTTTGACCATTTTTTATCAGCTAACGAAGCTTATGTAGCTTTGCACGGCACAGCACATTTACCTCTAAAACCTAAAACGCGAGTGGCCATAGTGACTTGTATGGATTCGCGGTTGCACGTGGCACAAGCATTGGGCCTCGCCCTTGGAGATGCCCATATTTTACGGAATGCGGGTGGGCGTGTGACAGAGGATATGATTCGGTCGCTGGTTATTTCTCAGCAGCAAATGGGAACGCGCGAAATTGTAGTTTTGCATCATACAGACTGTGGGGCGCAAACCTTTACTAATGAAGGTTTTGCGAGGCAGCTTCGAGATAGCTTAGGCGTTGAGGTAGGCGATAGAGATTTTCTGCCTTTTACAAACGTGGAGGCAAGTGTCAGAGAAGATATGGCTATTTTGCGTCAGTCTCCTTTGATTCCTGATGATGTGGTAATCAATGGAGCTGTCTATGATGTGGACACTGGACGCATGACACCTGTGGTGTAA